One window of the Rhodohalobacter sp. SW132 genome contains the following:
- a CDS encoding TonB-dependent receptor plug domain-containing protein, which translates to MKNNRYVFTSFLMMGLLFAGCSSTNETRSGETRSNQQPDIEIHDPSLRLSDYLQRVGGVDIHETGGNISVIIRGNFSFEAETQPLYVINGVRSGHDYNRVERMVPVQNISSVQILKGSEASVRYGLAGSNGAIVIRTK; encoded by the coding sequence ATGAAAAATAATCGATACGTTTTCACTTCTTTTTTGATGATGGGACTGCTGTTTGCAGGGTGCAGCAGTACAAACGAAACCCGTTCGGGCGAAACCAGGTCGAATCAGCAGCCGGATATCGAAATTCATGATCCGTCACTTCGCCTCTCCGATTATTTGCAGCGTGTAGGCGGAGTGGATATTCACGAAACCGGTGGAAATATATCGGTGATTATCCGGGGGAATTTCTCTTTTGAAGCCGAAACGCAGCCGCTTTATGTAATAAACGGCGTTCGGTCGGGCCACGACTACAATCGTGTTGAGCGAATGGTGCCGGTTCAGAATATTTCTTCTGTACAAATTTTGAAAGGATCAGAAGCCTCGGTAAGATACGGACTCGCAGGCAGCAATGGCGCCATTGTTATCCGTACAAAGTAG
- a CDS encoding S9 family peptidase yields MVSRILLQTCTLTAAALLLLPAALFGQGELEDYQRADELRDRFDGTVTDRILGQPTWLEDSPEFWYRKSVTGGYEFVHVNAEEQSREAPFDHDRLARTLSEAAGDEYHGLELPFNSFEYVNNRSSIEVSIDGTIYTCSLSSYHCDTRPDENSGSGWSSWGVWDHDLEPVNLARSEEERESPDGKWKAFVKNYNVALRNVETDEVTMLSTDGSEQNYYNYNSFRWSPDSEKLAAYRKIPGYDRKIHYVESSPQDQLQPRHLSRTYIKPGDVLDIDQPVLFHVEDGNQINVDNDLFPNAYSNSNMNWWSDSRGFYFEYNQRGHEAYRIIEVDGETGEARALVNDEPDTFFSYATSLYRHYTENGEEIIWMSERDGWRHLYLYDGKEGELKNQITQGDWVVRDVDYVDEENRQIWFRASGLDDDQDPYYIHYLRINFDGSGLTRFTEADGNHSVQFSSDREFYVSTWSQVDQAPVSELRRTSDQSLVMELEESDISALEEAGWQAPEQFSAKGRDGETDIYGIIIRPTNFDPNQSYPVIEYIYAGPHSNFVPKSFMNYSNMMSLAELGFIVVQIDGMGTANRSKEFHDVAWQNLGDAGFPDRILWHEAVAEQYSWYNNERVGIYGRSAGGQSSTGALLFHPEHYHVAVSSVGCHDNRMDKIWWNEQWMGWPIGQQYDDASNIVHADKLEGNLLLFVGELDTNVDPASTYQLADALIKANKDFDFLSIPGAGHGSIGDYEERKRRDFFVEHLLGKRAPNWNQLSTQ; encoded by the coding sequence ATGGTATCACGAATACTTCTACAAACATGTACACTTACTGCCGCTGCACTTTTGCTTCTGCCAGCCGCTCTGTTTGGTCAGGGTGAGCTCGAAGATTATCAGCGGGCAGATGAACTGCGTGATCGTTTTGACGGCACCGTCACCGACAGAATCCTGGGTCAGCCGACCTGGCTGGAAGATTCACCGGAATTCTGGTACCGGAAAAGTGTAACCGGCGGTTATGAATTCGTACATGTGAACGCCGAAGAGCAATCACGGGAAGCACCGTTCGATCACGACCGGCTTGCACGGACACTGTCTGAAGCGGCCGGTGATGAGTATCACGGGCTTGAACTGCCGTTTAATTCATTTGAATATGTGAACAATCGATCTTCAATTGAAGTGTCTATCGATGGCACGATCTATACATGCTCGCTGTCATCCTATCATTGTGATACTCGTCCGGACGAAAACAGCGGATCTGGCTGGTCAAGCTGGGGCGTGTGGGATCATGACCTGGAACCGGTGAACCTGGCAAGAAGTGAAGAAGAACGGGAATCGCCCGACGGGAAATGGAAAGCATTTGTGAAAAATTACAACGTTGCGCTCCGTAACGTCGAGACGGATGAAGTAACCATGCTAAGCACCGACGGTTCAGAACAAAACTATTATAATTACAACTCTTTCCGCTGGTCACCTGATTCCGAAAAACTGGCTGCCTATCGCAAAATTCCGGGATACGACCGGAAAATACATTACGTGGAAAGTTCACCGCAGGATCAGCTGCAGCCGCGCCACCTCAGCCGTACATACATCAAACCGGGGGATGTGCTGGATATAGATCAGCCGGTGCTATTTCATGTGGAAGATGGAAATCAGATAAACGTGGATAACGACCTTTTCCCGAACGCCTATTCCAACAGTAACATGAACTGGTGGAGTGACAGCCGTGGATTTTACTTTGAGTACAATCAGCGCGGACATGAGGCGTACAGAATCATCGAAGTGGATGGCGAAACCGGCGAAGCGCGTGCTTTGGTGAATGATGAGCCCGATACTTTTTTCAGTTATGCAACATCACTGTACAGACATTACACTGAAAATGGCGAAGAGATTATCTGGATGTCGGAGCGGGACGGCTGGCGACATCTTTACCTCTATGATGGAAAAGAGGGTGAGCTGAAAAACCAGATTACGCAGGGTGACTGGGTTGTGCGTGACGTGGACTATGTGGATGAAGAGAACCGGCAGATCTGGTTCCGTGCCAGCGGGCTGGATGATGACCAGGATCCGTACTACATCCACTACCTTAGAATCAATTTTGACGGAAGCGGACTTACCCGTTTCACAGAAGCTGATGGAAATCATTCCGTGCAATTTTCATCCGACCGTGAATTTTATGTTTCTACCTGGTCGCAGGTTGACCAGGCCCCGGTTTCTGAACTTCGCAGAACATCCGATCAGTCCCTCGTAATGGAACTGGAAGAGTCTGATATCAGTGCACTGGAAGAGGCGGGGTGGCAGGCACCCGAGCAGTTTTCAGCTAAAGGAAGAGATGGAGAAACCGATATTTATGGTATTATCATCCGCCCGACAAACTTTGATCCGAATCAGAGCTACCCGGTGATTGAGTACATTTATGCGGGACCGCACAGTAATTTTGTGCCGAAATCCTTCATGAACTACAGCAATATGATGTCCCTTGCAGAACTCGGGTTCATCGTTGTGCAGATCGACGGAATGGGCACAGCCAACCGGTCGAAAGAGTTTCATGATGTTGCGTGGCAAAATCTGGGAGATGCCGGATTCCCGGACAGGATTCTCTGGCATGAAGCCGTAGCCGAGCAATACTCGTGGTATAATAATGAGAGAGTAGGAATTTACGGACGATCCGCCGGGGGACAGAGTTCCACCGGGGCGCTTCTGTTTCATCCCGAACACTACCACGTAGCCGTTTCATCCGTGGGCTGCCACGATAACCGGATGGATAAAATCTGGTGGAATGAGCAGTGGATGGGCTGGCCAATCGGACAACAGTACGACGATGCATCCAACATCGTACACGCCGATAAACTGGAGGGCAACCTGCTTCTTTTTGTGGGTGAACTGGATACAAACGTAGATCCCGCATCCACCTACCAGCTTGCGGACGCCTTGATTAAAGCGAATAAAGATTTTGATTTTCTGAGCATACCCGGTGCGGGTCACGGATCGATTGGTGATTATGAAGAGCGAAAGCGCCGTGATTTCTTTGTGGAGCATCTGCTTGGGAAACGGGCACCAAACTGGAATCAGCTGAGTACGCAGTGA
- a CDS encoding RagB/SusD family nutrient uptake outer membrane protein → MFKVKQIVTFVVLGSLIMLASCTDLSENVYDQITEENFNPTGDEIGSLVAPAYSVLRGMKLGWYSYFDLQEESSDIMVTPVRPNGWYDGGVYIRLHRHNWDRFQGQPNGLYGNAFNGINSANRVIYQLESGAVVMDSGSEQVLAELRGVRAYYYWLLLDNHGNVPIVTDFADDSLPEQSTRQEVYNFILSELDEIMPNLTTETGTATYGRFNYWAAQALLTRIYLNAEVYTGTPQWEEVIDRADEIIDSGLFALEPAYRNNFSLTNSNSGEAIWAVPYDETMAGGNQYHMKSFPPIMQRIWGMQAQPWGGNAALPQFIDTYDEDDGRLDDTWLTGSYDDPDTGEELVNFQNYLETTESGVPQPFDWGYSPAKYEVPIPGAQVDISTDYPVFRYAETLMSKAEALLRLGDGGQAANYVNQVRERNFDPFSEDKMVSAADLEGGSSYPYGFVEDGEVVDFEGGDDIVFGGMLDELGYEFAAEGHRRMQLIRFETTSGEPVFTAKSWFKRRATNSPHLTIFPLSDGVLNTNTNLSQNPGYD, encoded by the coding sequence ATGTTTAAAGTAAAACAGATTGTTACGTTTGTCGTGCTCGGGTCGCTGATTATGCTGGCCTCCTGCACGGATTTATCGGAAAATGTGTACGATCAGATCACGGAGGAAAATTTTAATCCTACCGGTGACGAGATCGGATCACTCGTGGCGCCGGCCTATTCGGTGCTCCGAGGGATGAAACTCGGCTGGTACTCCTATTTTGACCTTCAGGAAGAATCATCCGATATCATGGTTACCCCTGTGCGGCCCAACGGCTGGTATGATGGCGGGGTTTATATCCGTCTTCACCGCCACAACTGGGATCGATTCCAGGGACAGCCTAATGGCTTATACGGCAATGCATTTAATGGCATTAACTCGGCAAACCGTGTAATCTATCAGCTCGAATCAGGTGCCGTTGTTATGGATTCCGGTTCAGAGCAGGTTCTCGCAGAACTTCGCGGGGTTCGCGCCTACTACTACTGGCTGCTCTTGGATAACCACGGAAATGTGCCGATTGTAACCGACTTTGCCGATGATTCTCTTCCAGAGCAAAGTACAAGGCAGGAAGTTTATAATTTCATTCTGAGCGAACTGGATGAGATTATGCCAAACCTGACTACAGAAACAGGAACTGCCACCTATGGCCGGTTCAACTACTGGGCAGCCCAGGCACTGCTGACCCGTATTTATCTGAATGCTGAAGTCTATACCGGCACTCCTCAATGGGAAGAAGTCATCGATCGTGCAGATGAAATCATCGACAGCGGACTTTTTGCCCTTGAACCTGCATATAGAAATAACTTTTCACTGACGAACAGTAACTCTGGTGAAGCAATCTGGGCTGTACCGTACGATGAAACTATGGCTGGAGGAAATCAATATCACATGAAAAGTTTCCCGCCAATCATGCAGCGAATCTGGGGAATGCAGGCACAGCCGTGGGGTGGTAACGCAGCTCTTCCGCAATTCATCGATACGTATGATGAAGATGATGGCCGGCTGGATGATACCTGGCTGACAGGTTCGTATGATGATCCGGATACGGGTGAAGAGCTCGTAAATTTCCAGAACTACCTGGAGACAACCGAATCAGGTGTACCACAGCCCTTCGACTGGGGATACTCTCCGGCAAAATATGAAGTGCCAATTCCTGGCGCCCAGGTGGATATTTCAACCGATTATCCTGTGTTCCGTTATGCTGAAACACTGATGTCGAAAGCAGAAGCACTGCTCCGTCTGGGAGATGGTGGACAGGCAGCGAACTATGTGAATCAGGTACGTGAGCGAAACTTCGATCCGTTCTCAGAAGATAAAATGGTTAGTGCTGCTGATCTTGAAGGCGGAAGTTCCTATCCCTACGGTTTCGTAGAAGATGGTGAAGTTGTGGATTTTGAAGGCGGAGATGATATCGTTTTTGGCGGAATGCTGGACGAACTCGGTTATGAGTTCGCGGCTGAAGGTCACCGGCGTATGCAGCTTATTCGCTTCGAGACAACTTCCGGCGAACCTGTATTTACAGCAAAAAGCTGGTTCAAACGACGGGCCACCAACAGCCCGCACCTGACAATCTTCCCGCTAAGTGACGGTGTATTAAATACCAACACCAACCTGAGTCAGAACCCGGGATATGACTAA
- a CDS encoding DUF885 family protein: MPPYLKPVPVLILFLSGFIMLLAGCDSESNSDRLHALMDEAEEFEIRENPFRGGDDGEYQENDRLQSVAMEDLERRYEFWSDIQNQLESDVTRDELDLSHQITYDSFKRQVDHNVNQHRYRSYLVPMNHEGGFFNRLVGLENRVPLDSLQNYEDYITRLNAVPNYFNQHIEHMRTGMEEGYTLPSVIFVDDYDHYFTSAIVDEATESSFYEPFEDFPSSISESDRERLAEEGRAAIEQSVMPAYRSLADFLTNEYIPAARETIATADLPDGEDYYNHLIEYHTTLPMTAEEVHQVGLDEVERIRNEMYEIIEEVGFEGSFDEFLEFLRTDPQFFVDEPEDLLKEASYHSKRMDGKLPEIFHIHTLPRRPYGVQPVPDHLAPRYTGGRYSLGGGTRAGEYWVNTYNLPSRTLYTLEALTYHEAVPGHHLQIGLNQEMDDLPRRAGGLTAFSEGWALYAERLGLDVGLYDDPYSNFGRLTYEMWRACRLVVDTGMHALGWSREDTINFMTENTALSHHEIDTETNRYIAWPGQALAYKMGELKIRELRETYEEELGDDFDIRDFHEAVLKNGPVTLPVLEQQVADFFENRDQ, from the coding sequence ATGCCACCCTATTTGAAACCAGTTCCTGTACTTATCCTGTTTTTATCCGGATTTATAATGCTTTTAGCGGGATGCGATTCAGAATCGAACAGCGATCGTCTGCACGCATTGATGGATGAAGCTGAAGAGTTTGAAATTCGTGAAAATCCGTTTCGGGGAGGTGATGATGGAGAGTATCAGGAAAACGACAGACTTCAGTCGGTAGCGATGGAAGATCTTGAGCGCAGATATGAATTCTGGAGTGATATTCAGAATCAGCTGGAGTCGGATGTTACCCGCGATGAACTCGATCTAAGTCACCAGATTACGTACGACTCTTTCAAGCGTCAGGTTGACCACAATGTGAATCAGCACCGATACCGGAGTTACCTGGTGCCCATGAACCACGAAGGAGGTTTTTTTAACCGGTTAGTCGGCCTGGAAAACCGGGTACCGCTCGATTCCCTTCAGAACTACGAAGATTATATCACCCGCCTGAACGCTGTACCAAACTATTTCAATCAGCATATCGAACACATGCGAACCGGAATGGAAGAGGGGTATACGCTTCCATCAGTGATTTTTGTGGATGATTACGACCATTATTTTACCTCGGCAATTGTGGATGAAGCCACCGAATCCAGTTTTTATGAGCCGTTTGAGGATTTTCCGTCATCAATATCAGAATCAGATCGTGAACGTCTGGCCGAAGAGGGCAGAGCTGCAATTGAGCAGTCGGTTATGCCGGCGTACAGATCGCTAGCCGATTTTCTGACTAATGAGTATATCCCCGCTGCCCGTGAGACGATCGCGACTGCAGATCTGCCGGATGGCGAGGATTATTATAATCACCTGATAGAATATCACACCACGCTGCCGATGACGGCCGAAGAGGTGCACCAGGTAGGGCTCGATGAAGTGGAGCGTATTCGAAATGAGATGTATGAAATCATCGAAGAAGTAGGGTTTGAAGGGAGCTTTGATGAATTCCTGGAGTTTCTCCGAACCGATCCGCAGTTTTTTGTGGATGAACCGGAAGATCTGCTCAAGGAAGCATCCTACCATTCAAAACGAATGGACGGTAAACTCCCTGAAATTTTTCATATCCATACGCTGCCGAGAAGGCCGTACGGAGTTCAGCCGGTTCCCGATCACCTCGCCCCGCGATATACAGGCGGCCGGTATTCGCTCGGCGGCGGAACGCGTGCGGGTGAGTACTGGGTGAATACCTACAATCTGCCAAGCCGGACGCTCTACACGCTTGAAGCCCTGACTTACCACGAAGCTGTACCGGGACACCATCTTCAAATCGGACTGAACCAGGAGATGGATGATCTTCCCAGACGCGCAGGCGGATTAACTGCATTTTCGGAAGGATGGGCGCTCTATGCTGAACGACTCGGACTGGATGTTGGCCTTTACGACGATCCCTATTCCAATTTTGGCCGGCTCACTTACGAAATGTGGCGCGCCTGCCGTTTGGTTGTAGATACCGGGATGCATGCCCTGGGCTGGAGCCGCGAGGATACGATTAATTTTATGACTGAAAACACAGCGCTATCCCATCACGAAATCGACACGGAGACCAACCGATATATCGCGTGGCCGGGACAGGCTCTTGCCTATAAAATGGGTGAGCTGAAGATCCGGGAACTTCGCGAAACCTATGAAGAAGAACTGGGCGACGATTTCGATATCCGCGACTTTCATGAGGCGGTGCTGAAAAACGGTCCGGTTACCCTGCCGGTTCTGGAACAGCAGGTCGCTGATTTTTTTGAAAACCGGGATCAATAA
- a CDS encoding VCBS repeat-containing protein — MNHDVDLRMERSRGSESCLWLWIVLPLFLLMASCASDESPDSEYSSSTALDERLTDKELIARRHCAGCHIYPEPDLLDKNTWLTQTLPAMGPHLGIFEYDGEEYPLDETEYLPENFYPDYAIATDEEWQAILDFYEEMAPERLERDDDFTEIRRENHIFKPLRPPYRSDTHPMASAVKIDPVNGLIFLADANLGRMLIYNRDLDIVDTFEVPAAISHIAFTNDTSEPGRRELMITYIANINPSDAKDGFISRGWYDPDSGNGEFDDRFIENLARPVESLLADLNQNGKLDLLVSEFGHREGSVFWLKGEGSGNFNQQKNMLINTPGCLDSEIIDWTGNGLPDILALCSQVDQAIYLFENLGDGQFSRKTLLEFPITAGSSSFELHDFNNNGRPDILYTSGDNADYSMMYKPYHGVYIYMNEDENQFSEKWFYPINGAYKAIAKDFSGNGHPDLAVSSFFADYSRKPYEGFIFFENEGNNTFTPFHPPEASYGRWIAMDAADFTGDGAEDIVLANFSMGPTRVHEQIENILTQSPHILLLKNESASVEN, encoded by the coding sequence ATGAATCATGATGTAGACTTACGAATGGAGCGATCCCGCGGTTCTGAGAGCTGTTTATGGTTATGGATAGTACTTCCGCTATTTCTGCTGATGGCTTCCTGCGCGTCAGATGAGTCTCCGGATTCAGAATATAGCAGCAGTACAGCTCTTGATGAGCGCCTGACCGATAAAGAACTGATCGCCCGCCGCCATTGTGCCGGATGCCATATCTACCCGGAACCGGATCTTCTCGATAAAAATACCTGGCTCACACAAACCCTGCCCGCGATGGGTCCGCATCTCGGTATCTTTGAATATGACGGGGAAGAGTATCCGCTGGATGAGACCGAATATCTTCCCGAAAATTTCTATCCCGATTACGCTATAGCTACTGATGAAGAGTGGCAGGCCATCCTCGATTTTTATGAAGAGATGGCGCCTGAACGGCTTGAAAGAGATGACGATTTTACTGAAATCCGGCGTGAAAACCACATTTTTAAACCTCTTCGTCCGCCGTACCGGTCCGATACCCATCCCATGGCGAGCGCGGTGAAAATCGATCCGGTAAACGGACTGATTTTTCTTGCAGATGCCAACCTTGGACGGATGTTAATTTACAATCGTGACCTCGATATTGTTGACACTTTTGAAGTACCGGCTGCCATTTCTCATATCGCCTTCACCAACGATACATCCGAACCGGGAAGGAGAGAGCTGATGATTACCTACATCGCAAATATCAATCCGTCGGATGCCAAAGATGGGTTTATTTCCCGTGGATGGTACGATCCGGACAGCGGCAACGGTGAGTTCGATGATCGGTTTATCGAGAATCTGGCTCGTCCGGTCGAATCACTCCTCGCTGATCTCAATCAAAATGGTAAACTGGATCTTCTCGTAAGTGAATTTGGTCACAGGGAAGGTTCTGTGTTCTGGCTGAAAGGGGAGGGAAGCGGTAATTTTAATCAGCAAAAAAACATGCTGATCAACACGCCCGGCTGCCTGGACAGTGAGATCATTGACTGGACCGGAAATGGCCTGCCGGATATCCTGGCGCTCTGTTCACAAGTGGACCAGGCGATCTACCTGTTTGAAAATTTGGGCGATGGGCAATTCAGCCGCAAGACACTTCTCGAGTTCCCGATTACCGCAGGATCCAGCTCTTTTGAACTGCACGATTTTAATAACAACGGCCGCCCCGATATCCTTTATACAAGCGGTGATAATGCGGACTACTCGATGATGTATAAACCGTATCACGGGGTCTATATTTATATGAATGAAGATGAAAATCAATTTTCGGAAAAGTGGTTCTACCCGATTAACGGGGCATACAAAGCGATTGCAAAAGATTTCTCCGGAAACGGACATCCCGATCTTGCAGTTTCATCCTTTTTTGCGGACTACTCCCGCAAGCCGTATGAAGGGTTCATATTTTTTGAAAATGAAGGAAATAACACATTTACCCCGTTCCACCCGCCCGAAGCTTCTTATGGCCGATGGATCGCAATGGATGCCGCAGATTTTACCGGGGACGGAGCCGAAGATATTGTGCTCGCCAACTTTTCGATGGGGCCTACACGAGTCCATGAACAGATCGAAAATATCCTTACTCAAAGTCCCCATATTTTGCTTCTGAAAAATGAATCAGCGTCCGTTGAAAACTGA
- a CDS encoding SusC/RagA family TonB-linked outer membrane protein translates to MNSNIRLVSFLKILMVIPLLLGISNSVLAQHQVSGTVTDAETGEALPGVSVLVQGTDTGDATGLDGSFQVTAPSDDATLVFTYIGYERQEVPIDGRSEINVEMVSAAILGQDVVVVGYGTQRVEDLTSSISSVSSDDFVQGSSRSAAELIQGQTAGLIVTTSSGNPRSRGQISLRGITTMNASTSPLILVDGVPGSLDTIAPEDIESIDILKDGSAAAIYGSRGQNGVILIQTRRAARGQAPTIQYSGYVNTQTVYNRPEMLTGDDYRRLIDEGVNFEDYGANTDWQDEIMQTPVGQTHNLTLMGGGDNTSYTASLNYKQWEGIFITSDDNELTGRINIRHSMYDDMLTADVNLLSRKRTFDNSFGNYDYRQALIRNPTDIVRDPVDGSWIERDGFNYDNPVSRIRETSSDVEQRELRLNGTLTLDPTENLSLSLLGSTTLYNDQRGFARSFNHTATVMGGENGYGSRNFDSSTENLLEFTANYQDVVGAHDYGLLAGYSWQETTYEGFGASNYRFPTDLFSYNNLGVGNALSDGEAGMGSYKNDFRLIGFFSRVNYIFDRRYLFMASVRYEGNSRFGDNHKWGMFPAVSAGWRISEESFMDRFDFLNDLKVRAGFGITGVAPGSSYLSLTSYSYGGRMLVDGNWVQGISPARNPNPDLRWEQKEEINVGVDFTMFNDRLSGTYDIYQRDTKDMLWNYSVPVPPYLYGSILANVGHIRNYGMEASLKYTAAQTENFLWNTGINYSTNSNRLVTLSDDLFETSDDFFYAGYTGEPIQQSTHRVDIGGPIGNFYGWDSVDITPEGEWIIRNAEGELMPISDAGLGDRTILGNGIPDHFLSWNNNFRYQNFDLNVTMRGAFGHQILNFQRLYYENPRVIQYNMLNTAFDEVFGKAQLNQDLAYVSYYIEDGDYWKLDNVTLGYTIDLTRFAINNARVYVSGRNLYTFTGYKGMDPEVSFSGTDPGSDQRDKFPTTRTFTLGVNLTF, encoded by the coding sequence ATGAATTCAAACATACGATTAGTCTCTTTTCTGAAGATACTAATGGTTATCCCACTCTTGCTTGGAATATCCAATAGTGTCTTAGCTCAACATCAGGTATCCGGTACTGTTACTGATGCAGAAACCGGAGAAGCGCTTCCCGGTGTAAGTGTTTTAGTACAGGGAACCGATACTGGCGATGCAACCGGTCTTGACGGCAGCTTTCAGGTTACCGCACCTTCCGATGATGCAACACTGGTCTTTACCTACATCGGTTACGAAAGACAGGAAGTGCCGATTGACGGCCGTTCTGAAATTAATGTAGAAATGGTTAGTGCAGCAATCTTAGGCCAGGATGTTGTTGTGGTCGGTTACGGTACACAGCGCGTAGAAGACCTCACAAGCTCCATCTCCAGTGTGTCTTCGGATGATTTTGTACAGGGCTCTTCACGGAGTGCAGCTGAACTCATTCAGGGGCAGACCGCCGGTTTGATTGTAACCACCTCAAGCGGGAATCCCCGGTCAAGAGGTCAGATTAGTCTGCGTGGTATTACAACTATGAATGCGAGTACATCGCCTCTTATTTTGGTAGATGGCGTTCCCGGTTCACTTGACACGATAGCTCCGGAAGACATTGAATCGATCGATATTCTGAAAGATGGTTCAGCTGCTGCAATCTACGGCTCACGAGGGCAGAATGGTGTGATTCTGATTCAGACACGAAGAGCAGCACGCGGACAGGCACCCACAATTCAATACAGCGGATATGTAAATACGCAGACCGTTTACAATCGTCCTGAAATGCTGACTGGTGATGATTACCGCCGGCTGATTGACGAGGGGGTAAACTTTGAGGATTATGGTGCAAATACAGACTGGCAGGATGAAATCATGCAGACTCCTGTGGGTCAGACGCACAACCTTACTCTGATGGGTGGTGGTGATAACACCAGTTATACCGCTTCTCTGAACTATAAGCAGTGGGAAGGAATCTTCATCACATCAGATGATAATGAGTTAACCGGTAGAATTAATATCCGGCACTCTATGTATGATGATATGCTCACTGCTGATGTGAACCTGCTCTCACGTAAGAGAACTTTTGATAATTCCTTTGGGAACTACGATTATCGCCAGGCACTCATCCGAAACCCAACCGATATTGTTCGCGATCCGGTTGACGGTTCCTGGATTGAACGGGACGGTTTTAATTACGATAACCCGGTTTCCAGAATTCGTGAGACCAGCAGTGATGTAGAACAGCGTGAACTCCGCCTGAACGGTACTTTAACACTCGACCCTACCGAAAACCTGAGTTTATCATTGCTTGGATCTACTACGTTGTATAATGATCAGCGTGGATTTGCCCGATCATTTAACCACACTGCAACCGTTATGGGCGGGGAAAACGGGTATGGCAGCCGAAACTTTGATTCCAGCACAGAAAACCTGCTCGAATTTACCGCGAACTACCAGGATGTGGTTGGCGCGCATGATTACGGGCTTCTCGCCGGATATAGCTGGCAGGAGACAACGTATGAAGGTTTTGGAGCAAGCAACTACCGCTTTCCAACCGACCTGTTTTCGTACAATAACCTTGGTGTAGGGAATGCACTTTCAGATGGCGAAGCCGGAATGGGCAGTTATAAGAATGACTTTCGCCTGATCGGGTTTTTCAGTCGTGTAAATTACATCTTTGACCGGCGATACCTCTTTATGGCGAGTGTACGGTATGAAGGAAACTCCCGCTTTGGTGATAACCATAAATGGGGAATGTTTCCTGCTGTATCTGCTGGCTGGAGAATCAGCGAGGAGAGCTTCATGGATAGATTCGATTTTCTGAATGATCTGAAAGTTCGTGCCGGTTTCGGTATTACAGGTGTGGCACCGGGATCTTCTTATCTCTCATTGACCAGTTACTCTTATGGCGGACGAATGCTTGTGGATGGCAACTGGGTACAGGGTATTTCACCCGCACGGAACCCGAATCCGGACCTCAGGTGGGAGCAAAAAGAGGAGATCAATGTGGGTGTCGATTTTACCATGTTTAATGATCGCCTGTCAGGTACATACGATATCTACCAGCGGGATACCAAAGATATGCTCTGGAACTACTCCGTTCCTGTCCCTCCCTATTTGTATGGGAGTATTCTTGCAAACGTAGGACATATCCGAAACTACGGTATGGAAGCGTCTCTGAAATATACAGCAGCACAGACCGAGAATTTCCTCTGGAACACTGGCATAAACTATTCAACCAACTCTAATCGCTTGGTTACTCTCTCAGATGATCTATTTGAGACATCGGATGACTTCTTTTATGCCGGATATACAGGCGAACCGATTCAGCAAAGTACTCACCGGGTAGATATTGGCGGCCCGATCGGAAACTTCTACGGCTGGGACTCTGTGGATATCACTCCGGAAGGAGAATGGATCATTCGGAATGCAGAAGGTGAGCTAATGCCGATCAGTGATGCAGGCCTTGGGGACAGAACAATTCTCGGAAACGGAATTCCCGATCACTTTCTTTCATGGAATAACAATTTCAGATACCAGAATTTTGATCTGAATGTGACCATGCGCGGCGCGTTCGGTCACCAGATTCTGAACTTCCAGCGTCTGTACTACGAAAATCCAAGAGTTATTCAGTATAACATGCTGAACACTGCTTTTGATGAAGTATTTGGCAAAGCTCAACTCAACCAGGATCTCGCTTATGTGAGTTACTACATTGAAGATGGCGATTACTGGAAGCTCGATAACGTAACGCTCGGCTATACCATCGATCTGACCCGATTTGCAATCAACAATGCACGGGTATATGTCTCCGGCCGTAATCTGTATACATTTACCGGCTATAAAGGAATGGATCCTGAAGTCAGTTTTTCAGGTACAGATCCTGGTTCCGACCAAAGGGATAAATTCCCAACGACCCGAACATTTACGCTGGGTGTAAATCTTACGTTTTAA